A segment of the Maledivibacter sp. genome:
ATTGGCTAGTGCTGGAGTTCCCTGTGCCCCAGTTATGTCTGTTGAGGAAATAATGGCTCATCCGCAATTAAAGGTTAGAGACATGGTTGTGGAACTTGAAGATCCAGAACTTGGTAAGTTCAAGACTGCAGGTATACCTATGAAATTAGAAAAAACTCCAGGTGCAATTTTAAAGCCAGCGCCTAAGCTTGGACAGGATTCCAATGAAATTCTTAAATCCCTAGGATATTCAGAGGAAGAAATTAATAGATTTCATGAAAAGGGAATAGTTTAATTCAAAAAAATATATATGGGATTTGGAAGTGTGTGGTAAAGGTGTTTCAGCCAATCCCTAGGTAATTGATATGGAGGTTAAGTGAAATGGCAAAGATCACAAGTATTCAAAATGCTATTGATCAAATTAAAGATGGTATGACAATCATGATTGGTGGCTTTTTAGGCTGTGGAGGACCAAATGAATTATTGGATGCTCTATCAAAAACAGGTGTTAAGGATTTAACGTTAATCTGTAATGACACAGCATTTCCAGAGGTAGGTATTGGAAAGTTGGTAGTTAATAAGCAGGTTAAGAAAGTTATAACATCCCATATAGGTACAAATCCTGAAACGGGAAGACAAATGACTGCCGAGGAAACAGAAGTAGTACTTGTGCCCCAGGGAACTTTAGCAGAAAGAATTAGGGCAGCCGGTGCTGGACTTGGTGGAATCTTGACTCCTACTGGTGTTGGAACATTAGTAGAAGAAGGCAAAAAGAAACTAGAATTAGATGGAAAAGAATATTTGCTAGAGCTTCCACTTAATGCGGATGTGGCAGTGATATTTGGAAATACAGTAGATAAAAAGGGAAATATAGCCTACTCAGGATCCGCAAGAAACTTTAATCCGTTAATGGCTATGGCTGCAGATACTGTAATTGTTCAAGCAGAAGAAATCGTTGAAATTGGCGGTATAAGCCCTGAAAATGTTATTACGCCTAGTATTTTTGTTGATTATATAGTTGGGGGAGAGTAGGATGGATAGATCAGAAATAAAAAGTTATATCGCTAAAAGAGTTGCAAAAGAACTTAAGGATGGCGATGTAGTAAATCTAGGAATAGGACTACCTACATTAGTAGCTAATTATATACCAGAGGGGATTGATATAACCCTTCAATCAGAGAATGGATTTGTAGGGCTTGGGCCTAGTCCAGAAGAGGGAAAAGAAGATCCCTATATAGTAAATGCTGGTGGACAACCGGTTACAATCAATGATGGAGGAGCTTTCTTTGATAGTATGATGTCTTTCTCAGTGATCAGAGGAGGTCATGTAGACACTACTGTGTTAGGTGCTTTACAGGTTGATGAAAAGGGAAATCTTGCCAACTGGATGATTCCTGGTAAAAAAATACCTGGAATGGGTGGAGCAATGGATTTAGTGGTTGGAGCCAAAAAGGTTATTATCGCCATGGAGCATACAGCTAGGGGTGCCCATAAAATATTAAAGCAGTGTACATTACCCCTTACAGCGGTTGGACAAGTAGATTTAATAATTACAGAAATGGGAGTAATGAAGGTTACAAAGGAAGGATTGCTTTTAACAGAATTGAATCCAGAATTTACTATAGACCAGATAATAGAAGCTACAGAAGCTGAGCTTATAATTGATGATAAGCTGAAAAAGTAATTATAAATAAATCTAATGCAGTATTAACAATACTTACAAAAACTCAGAAATAAGTATTTGTATTCTATAAAATGAATTAGGAATTCCCTAGAGAGAAATTCCAAAAGTGAAAGAGGAGGAATAAGAAATGAATTATGAAGTAGTTTTAACCTGTGCAGTAACTGGAGGAGGAGACTCCCACTTAAAGCATCCTAACGTTCCAGCATCACCTGAGGAAGTTGCAAAGGCAGCAATAGAGGCAGCAAAAGCAGGGGCAGCAGTTGCTCATATACACGTAAGAGACCCTGAAACAAAGGACCCATGTAGAGAACTTCATCTTTATGAAGAAACAGCAAAGCTTATACGCGAAAGTGATGTAGATGTAATACTTAATATCACTACTGGAATGGGTGGAGACTTTGTTCCAGATGAAAAAAATCCAGCTATTGGTGGACCAGGAACAGATATGGCTACAGCAGCTGAAAGGGTAGCTCATATTGAAAAAATCAAACCAGAAATATGTACTCTAGATTGTGGATCATTTAACTATCAAGCTACAGCTTATATTGCTACATATCAAATGCTTAGAGAAAGTGCTAGAAGAATTACTGAAGCCGGTGTTAGAGCTGAGTTAGAAGTATTTGAATTAGGTCATATTTGGCAAGCAAAGGATTTAATCAAAGAGGGTCTTCTTGATGAAAAATCATTATTCCAATTCTGTATGGGAATACCTTATGGTGCTGAAGGAACAGCTCAAAATCTAGTAGCTATGCAAGCTGCACTTCCAGCAGGGGCTCAATGGGGAGCATTTGGTATAGGAAGACAAGAAATGCCAATGGTAGCTCAATCAGTAGTAATGGGCGGTAACGCAAGAGTTGGATTAGAAGACAATATCTATCTTGGTAAGGGTCAATTTGCTACAAACGAGCAATTAGTAGAAAGAGCAGTAGAAATTATAGAAAGACTAGGAGCTAAAGTATTAACTCCTGCTGAAGCAAGAAAGAAATTACAATTAGTTTAATAAAATGTCATATATGTATCCACTAAAAGTAATTATGGGATTTGATCAAATAATGAAATTAGTGGATACATTGAAAAAAATATATATAGAAATCCCGATAAATCTTTTACAAGTGATAAAAGATGACTTTTACGGTTTTTGAAAATAGGGAAATCGATTGCGAAATTGGAATCGATTGATAGCATAAGTATATAATCTTAGGAGGCAAAGTAATGAGAATCGCGTTAATTGGAGCAGGATCAATAGGAACAATAATGGGAGCTTTAATGGCTAAGGCTGGAGAGGATATAGTTCTTGTAGATACTTTTAAAGAGCATGTTGATGCCCTTAATAAAAATGGAGCTAAGATTGTAGGTCATATGGATTGTACAGTTCCTGTTAAAGCAATAACACCTGATCAAATGGAAGGTAAATATGACCTTATTATATCCCTTACAAAGCAAACCACTATGAATAAATGTATAAATGATGCATTCGAGCATATGCATGACGAAACCATAGTATTAACATTACAAAATGGAATTCCAGAAGATATTTCTAAGGCAATCGTTGGAGAAGAAAGAGTAATGGGTGGAGGAGTTGAATATTCAGCTACTTGGGTTGAACCAGGAGTATCTGAATTAACATGCTCTCCTGATGCTGTGGGAATTACTTTCGGTAGACTTGACGG
Coding sequences within it:
- a CDS encoding 3-keto-5-aminohexanoate cleavage protein, translated to MNYEVVLTCAVTGGGDSHLKHPNVPASPEEVAKAAIEAAKAGAAVAHIHVRDPETKDPCRELHLYEETAKLIRESDVDVILNITTGMGGDFVPDEKNPAIGGPGTDMATAAERVAHIEKIKPEICTLDCGSFNYQATAYIATYQMLRESARRITEAGVRAELEVFELGHIWQAKDLIKEGLLDEKSLFQFCMGIPYGAEGTAQNLVAMQAALPAGAQWGAFGIGRQEMPMVAQSVVMGGNARVGLEDNIYLGKGQFATNEQLVERAVEIIERLGAKVLTPAEARKKLQLV
- a CDS encoding 3-oxoacid CoA-transferase subunit B; this encodes MDRSEIKSYIAKRVAKELKDGDVVNLGIGLPTLVANYIPEGIDITLQSENGFVGLGPSPEEGKEDPYIVNAGGQPVTINDGGAFFDSMMSFSVIRGGHVDTTVLGALQVDEKGNLANWMIPGKKIPGMGGAMDLVVGAKKVIIAMEHTARGAHKILKQCTLPLTAVGQVDLIITEMGVMKVTKEGLLLTELNPEFTIDQIIEATEAELIIDDKLKK
- the atoD gene encoding acetate CoA-transferase subunit alpha, encoding MAKITSIQNAIDQIKDGMTIMIGGFLGCGGPNELLDALSKTGVKDLTLICNDTAFPEVGIGKLVVNKQVKKVITSHIGTNPETGRQMTAEETEVVLVPQGTLAERIRAAGAGLGGILTPTGVGTLVEEGKKKLELDGKEYLLELPLNADVAVIFGNTVDKKGNIAYSGSARNFNPLMAMAADTVIVQAEEIVEIGGISPENVITPSIFVDYIVGGE